The following coding sequences lie in one bacterium genomic window:
- a CDS encoding T9SS type A sorting domain-containing protein yields the protein LEIKDKEITIKPLIPSQSELLQSYPNPAKDACYIPFKLSKDSNVSLEIYNILGQRVRTIELGQKPKGSYTQKNRAIFFDLKNNAGQNLSSGLYFYKIKAGNFSAIKSMVVK from the coding sequence CCTTAGAAATAAAAGATAAAGAGATAACCATTAAGCCTTTAATCCCATCCCAATCAGAGCTCCTTCAATCATACCCCAATCCCGCAAAGGATGCCTGCTATATCCCATTCAAGCTTTCCAAAGATTCAAATGTTTCTCTTGAAATCTATAACATCTTAGGACAAAGGGTAAGGACAATAGAGCTAGGACAAAAACCTAAAGGCTCATATACCCAAAAGAATAGGGCAATATTCTTTGACCTAAAAAATAATGCTGGACAAAACCTTTCTTCTGGATTATACTTTTATAAAATAAAGGCAGGGAATTTTTCTGCCATAAAATCTATGGTTGTAAAATAA